Sequence from the Rhinoraja longicauda isolate Sanriku21f chromosome 17, sRhiLon1.1, whole genome shotgun sequence genome:
tcgtatctccgttgaggaagagatttttaaaggttcccaccaccccccacatatacacagctaaagatagactatttcatacatctaacactaacaaatagacaagaaaagaagaaagacaaacagactgccggcgagccgcagctgcagggcagcgccgccacttccggataTTTGATGCCTGAAGAGCTGAGAAGGATGTAGTCTGCAGAGCTGCAAATCAAGTGATGGAAGGTGGCATTAGGCAGAGTACCTCTTTCTCGATTGACAAAGACATAACAGCCATTTAAATTTTGTGTGATAAATTTTCTGATATTTTACATCCTGGCCAACATATATTCCTCATTCATTGTTAATGGAACAGATTGCTTTTTCATTATCACTTAACTGTGTGAATCTTTTGCGCAAATTGGCTGTCATATTCCTGCATTTCAAAATCACGTTGTTGACTCTAGAGTAGTTTAAGACATTCTGAGATTGTAAAATGTGTGTCAGTGGAAGTTTGCCTTTTTATGAGCTTGCTGTGGATCAACACTGCTATTATAATTAGACTGTAAATTTATTTTAGAAAATCCGTTTCAAGATAGAAAACTAGTTCCACTCATAAAATTACAAAACGATTTGGTCCAGctattttatttaaatcaaataatttatGCAGGTTATAAAACAGATAATTGATCGCAGAAAGGACACAAATGTTATGCCATTAAATATAATTTACCTCAGATGCTGAATTGGAATTTATCTTTGGATTCGAGGTTGTCACAGCAAAACCGGTCTCATGTAAAAACAGGAAATTGTAGCCATGGCATGCATGTAAGCCTTTTAGCATAGCATTGAACAAATTCAGGCTGGAGTTCTGTGACCAGAGTAGTTCTGTAGCGATAtgtgctgggaccgctgctgtttgtgatatatctaAATGACTTGATGTAAACGGGTTGGGtagtaaatttgcaaatgacgCCAAGATTGCAGGGGTTGTGGactgtgaagaaggctgtcaaaagtATTAAGTAGTATATTGATCAGCAACAGAAATGGGTGCagaatggtagatggagtttaatccaagcaagtgtgaggtattgcactttggaaaggtgtgaggtattgcactttggaaagccaaatgtaaggggaaaatatacaattaatggcatgaccctcaacggcattgatgcacagagggatcttggagtcagaGTCTCTAAcagcctgaaagtggcaatacaggtAGATAGACTGGTAACGGAGGTATAATGATATGCTTGCTTTTGTAGGTgggagtattgagtataagagtcaagaagccatgatgcagcttgataagactttggttagacgCATGTCGAGTCTTCTGGccaccctattacaggaaggatttggagggtCGGGAAAGTGTACAGAACAGGTGTACCAGAACGATGCCTGGGTATCAGCTACATGAAGAGGTTGGACAGTCtccattttttttctctggaacgttggaggttgcaAAGAGaagtgatagaagtacataaaattatgagaggcataaataggataAACGGTCAGAATctatttcccagaatggaaaaataGGGTCATAAagaagaggagtagaattaggccattccgcccatcaaggctattccgccattcaatcatggctgatctatctctccctcctgaccccattctcctgccttctccccataacctctgacacccgtactaatcaagaatctatctatctctgccttaaaaatatccactgacggcccccacagccttctttggcaatgaattccacagattcaccaccctctgactaaagaaatttctcctcatctccttcctaaaagaatgtcctttaattctgaggctataacctctagtcctagactctcccacaagtggaaacatcctctccacatccactctgtccaagcctttcactattctgtatgttccaatgaggtccccccccccccccccccattattttaaactccagtgagtacaggcccagtgctgacaaacactcatcataggttaacctactcattcctgggatcattcttgtaaacctcctctggaccctctccagagccagcacaaccttcctcagatatagtgtccataattgctcataatattccaaatgcgcctAAGGGAGCCTCAACTATACATCCTTGTaatgctagagggcatagttttaaagtgagaggggcaaagtttaaagcagatgggcagggcaagtttttttgcacagcGAGTGATGAGtggctggaacgcactgccaggagtggtggttgaagcagtcaCTTCAGTGGCATTTAGAAGACTTGGATAGGTGTATGGATACagagggaatgggaggaggggttaTGTGCAGGGAGATTAATGAGGGTCTtgccaccatgtttggcacagacattgtgggccaacgggcctgttctttgtactgtactgttccacgACCTATTAAAATTTAACAATTAATTCCTAACCCCTATATATCTAAAGCCTAAACAATGTGCTCAACATAATAGACTTAcccatatttttaaaaaggtaCAGCTATTGAAGCATTtaaatggcttttggcacattggccttcatcagtccgagtattgagtatggaagttgggaggtcatgctgcagttatagaagacgttggtgaggccacatttagagtacaggtgctccccggcttacgatgctttgatTTGCGatgtttcgactttgcgatggtgctaaCGGCAGCGAaccgtagcgagccgccgctcgcttccggccacgtgatcgggcGTATTAAATGcctttcgacttacaatattttcgtttgcgatgggtttctcggaacggaaccccatcgtaagctgaggagcacctgtattgtgttctgttttgggcaccatgttataggaaagatgttgtaaagttggaaagggtgcagagacaatttacaaggatgttgccgggacacaagggtctgagctagagggagaggttgagcaggttgggctctattccctggagtgcaggaggatgaggggtgatcttgtggaggtgtataaaaacattagaggaatagatcgggtagacgtacagagtctcttgcccagagcaagggagtcaagaaccagtgggcataggtttaaggtgaagggggaatgattttacaggaatctgaggggtaactttttcacacaaatgggtggtgggtgtatagaacaaactgccagaggaggtagttgaggcagggactatcgcaacatttaagaagcaggcaagtgggactagtgtagatgggacatgttaattggtttgggcaagttgggcataagggcctatttccacactgtatgactctataagaagCTAACACAGCAGAGGGAACCAATATAAGATTAGTATGCCATAACCTACCGGTATCATTTTCTAATACTTCTTCCTCCCCAGATAATCAAATATGGTGTTATCAGCACGGGGACTCTGATTGAAGACCTTCTTCATTGGAAAAATGTATACATTGCTGGAAGACTGCACAAACCTGTAAGTTCATGACAGTGTCAGTTTTGATACAGAATCTAGTTGGAGTGCTTATTGTGTTGAAACGCCATGGAACCTGCAATCGACGTGGGTATTTAATTGGGAGAGGCTATTTGTCACTATATATTTTGGTTCTTTGTTTTAGTTTTGCCCAATCTTTTTCACCTATCGTTCTGTATAATAGTCCTAAAGCTAAAAGGGATCAAATAAGGGATCAGCAGTGGATTGTATTGATCCCCAATGAACACAGAGACAATGGTTAAACTTTGTAAATATTTGAAGATCATTATGATTGAGTCAAATGCAAAATAAAGGGCATGGTACGTATCTTGAAAAAGACTGGAATAATCCCAATCTTGTTTTTTTCATGCTGTTAAAATATACTCCGGGGAATGATGTAGAACAGAGGCCTCGccgtgcaagtacatagttccatgaaagtgcacatgtgggtagacagggtggtgaagaaggcatttggcacacttcCCTTCATTGGGCAGGGTATTGAGTGCAGGAGTTTGgacgtcatgttacagctgtgcaAACATTGGTGAAGTACAGTTCTCATTGCTCTGCCATCTGAGGAATGTCTTTAAACTGGAAACAGTGCAAAAATATTTATGCGGATGTTACTGGGTCTGGAAGGTTTAACCTGATCAGTGCCACCCCAGAACATACTCGGGTCAGAGTGGACAAGTGAGAAAAaaatcttggcagtgaacaggttaagtgATAGGAGAGGCTTAATATGCAGGATCTTTTCCCCCCCTGCAGTGTGTGGGCTGAGGTTGACtttacagaggtaaataaaaccATGAGGTGCACAGATGAGGTGAGCAGCCACAAACTTTTTCCACAGGATAGGGGAGTCTATAACACAAaatacatgggtttaaggtgagaaggaagaaatttaaaagggacctgtggGGCAAGTTattgacacagagggtggagggtacaTGGACAAGCAGAAGTGGTAGAGTTGGGTgcaatctatataccaaaactctcgtttgttatcttgtttgtgactgaacttcagccaaaacggtacacgatagcgggacaattttaggcccaccttactcaccattgtcatttTAGTTTTatagaaatcggtgttatattttttaagttattcacattttaaagtttaaaaggaggagagggaaggggggagagggggggggttgaggagacagggggggggggggaggacagggtggtgcaccaatgcaggagaggtttgggcccaacgggtccacttggtctagttaaacatTAAAAAGGTACTTAGAGACATAAGTGAATGGGaacgttttggagggatatgggttaggaTGGGGCAAGTTGGATTAGTTCAGTtgagcattttggtcagcatggaaaggAGGGCCAACGGGCTCTATAACTGATTGATAATTAGAATAACCCCACAATATGCTTCACCTCGACTTCCCAAGATGTGGCACAGCTAAGTAGACCTGCTGTTTCACATTGCccaaaacccaggttcaatcctgaccttgggtggtgtctgtgtggaatttgcacgttctctctgtaaccacaTCGGTTTCCTccagtgctccagtctcctcacaAATCCTGGAGACCTGCAGgctggtaggttcattggctactgtaaatctcCCATGGTGTATAGGTGAGTGGTCAaatctggtggtggtggggagagggattTGAATGGGAAAATAAAAGGTGGGATCaacataggattagtgtagatgcaaACTCAATGAACGAAGGGTCAGCTTCCATCTTGTGTCTCTCTATGACCATCTATACAAGTATGAACGGCTGATACATGTAATATCAATGCTTCATGCTTTTTAAAAAGGTCCCCAATCTCTACAGTAATCGTCCATGTCAATCAAGATGCACCATGGAAGCTGGTTCCATTTGAccacatttggtctatatccctctaaacctctcctatctagGGATCtggccaaatggcttttaaatgttgtcattgtactgCTTGAACTATTTCCTGTGGCAGCTCAGTCCGTATACTTACCACGTtctctgtgaaaatgttaccctttaGGTTCCTGGTTattctttctcttctcaccttaaacctatgccctctagttcttgattcccctcaccTAGGAAAAGTAGAttatgtgcatttaccctgtctattcccctcacatcttatgcacctctataagttcacccctcagcctcctacgctcctacGCCTTCTATAATAATTATAGAATATCTGCTCCTAATTTGGATACTGACTGAtctattgagtatttccagcattctcattTTGGTTTCCAGTTTCAGCAAAAACTAAtttcacagggcggcacagtggtgtagcagtagagtagctgcctcacagcaccggagacctgggttcaatcctgactctgggtgctgtctgtatggagtttgtatgttctccctgtgatcgcatgagttttctccgggtgctccggtttcctctcacggtccaaagacgtacaggtttaaccAAATGGCTCTGTGAACATTGGAATTACCTGGCCTCACCACTCATCGTCTGCTCATTCCCACCCTGACTGCAACATAaagccacagatagacacaaaatgttggagtaactgtgggacaggcagcatcggtgaagagaaggaacgggtgacgtttcgggtcgagacccttcttcagacccgaaatgtcacccatttcttctctcctccgctcagtccgtcttaacctacttgatctcccggtggctcagcacttcaactccccctcccattcccaatctgacctttctgtcctgggcctcctccattgtcagagtgaggcccagcgcaaattggaggaacagcacctcatatttcgcttgggtagtttaccaccccagcggcatgaacattgacttctctaacttcagatagcccttgctttccctgtctatcgcctcccccttcccagttctcccacgaaTCTTActgactccgactacattctatctttgtcccgccccctcccctgacatcaggctgaagacgggtctcgacccgaaacgtcacccattccttctctccagagatgctgcctgacccgctgagctactccagcattttgtgtctatcttcggtttataccagcatctgcagttccttcctacacatttcgtctgcaacAGAAGGACATATTGTTTTCTCACttcctcagttctgatgaagcgtcattgacttgaaatgttaaatctgtttctctttACATAGATATTGCCTGGCAGAATCTGTTTTTTCTTAACATTTTCtatttccagcttctgcaatttGTGTATTTTCAAATACATGTTGTGAAATAATCACAAACATTTCAAGAAATAATTAATCATTTATTAAGCAAAAAAGATGGAAAGTTATTCTGAGCACATCAAACTGGATACTGGAACTGAACTAATTGAGCCGTGGTACAAATTCCAGCTTTCGGTTTGAATATATGTATCGACCTTCCGGTAAACTCTTTCCAATGAATCATTGAATATAGTTGACAGTGAAACCTATGCAATTATATTTAAAGTATttgttaaaaattaaataaaatatctaAGCTCTTCTTTAAAATCTTAAAACTATTTTTTTCTTGTATTGTATGCATCTTCCTGCAATCATGTTCATGCATGCTTGCATCAACAGTTCCCGGGACTCCTATTCCCTGTAGTCAAATGAATAAGCAGCTGGCTTGACTCCTCAACAGAGGGTCTATGttctaatgtaagaaaataagtgcagatgctggtacaaatcgaaggtatttattcacaaaatgctggagtaactcagcaggtcaggcagcatctcaggagagaaggaatgggtgacgttttgggtcgagacccttcttccatacTTCTAATGTTCCATACTTCTGGGCTATTCTGAGAGCCACAACATGGCATTACTGAAATCTGTGTTTAATTGCAGGTGAAAATTTTGATCCAAGATGAAAATGGCAAATTGCAAGCTGCATTGGCGAAGAATCTGAAGAGTGCTGTGATGGCAGCCTTTCTCATGCTGCCAGAATCATTTACTGAGGAGGAACTCTACATCCGTATCGCTGGGCTCTCTTATTATGGTACATGACAATTTCAATTAGCTAGATGGCAGCTGACATGTTCTCACATTATCTTACTGCAttcaaatgaaacaaaaaaatatatttaaaatatggtAGGTCAGGAATAATCCAGAGAAAACCTTGATGATCTTTCGAACTCTTTGATCTTTCATTAGAATTGAAATGATAATTTTATTTCTCTCTcaagacgctgcccgacctgctgaatattcACAGCCATTTCTTGTTTTAATTCAAACTTGCAGCCTGTAATATATTCCTCGGGCACTGTTCtatcaccaccctccccctctcgcctTTGGCAAATGAGTTTGTTCTTGCATCTACCTAAACCAACCTCTTTGCTTCATCTAATCTTTTTTTCAGAGTTTTGAATCTCTTCCCCTTGATGAAACTTTCATTCATATCTCCTGATAGCTCCCTCCCATTTGCAATCACGATGAATTGCATGGcaattatgttttaatatttaaaacTGCACTATAAACCTTTGACATCTGACGGTTCATTTCTATTTAAACAGGTGATTTTCGAATGATTATAGGAGAAGACCGATCGAAAGTAATGAATATTGTCAGTGCAAATATGGAAAATTTCCAAAGACTCTACAATCATATTTTACAGGAGTGCCCTCAAGTGGTCTATAAGCAGCATTTGGGTAAATTAGAGGTATGCTGCCAACGTTTACCAGTAGATTGGATGGAATATTGCATGTATAAGTTCATCTAAATTCTAATTTTGACCTCTGCTAATTGATGGTGTTCGTTCTTTTTAAGCTTGATAAAAGTCCAGAAGGTCAATTGAATCTATTGATGGGTTTGCCCAGAACTCTTCAACAAGAAATCACTCGTTTGGTAGATCAGCCAGGGAAAAATAGAGATGTGGAAGAGATTCTACTTCAGGTAGCTCAGGACCCAGACTGTGGATTGGTAATACAGCAGAGTGAGTGTGATATATCTGATATTTTAATTAATGTATTAGTCACAATACGTGTGAGTAGATTGCAATTTACAGCAATTATTTGATCATTTACAATTAGCTTTTGACTGTCATATATGCCAATTTAGAATTCAGTCCATGTACAATCGCACCTATTGTATAGTCATAGagatatatagcatggaaacaggcccttcagccaaacttatcacgctgaccaagatgtctatctgagctagtcccactttcctgcatgcggcccatatccctctaaacttttcctatccaaatacctgtcTGAATGACTTCTAATCATTGTACCCGCCTCTAGCGCTTCTTCTGGGAActcactccatatacccaccactctgtgtgaaatggATGGTACCAATATAGTCAATTCCTGGCCTgtgttaaatatttttttctgacCCCACACAGTACCAAGTTCTCCTACCCTACCTACTCTTATCCTGGATTAATACGATACATATTTGGAATGATAAACTTTTACCCACTGTAAATGCACCACTGGTCCTAGCAAACCTGATGTACAGGTCAAAAATTAATGCATTTTCTTTGCCAGTACAGTGACAGAccgaaataaaattaattttggaGAATATAACATATGATGGATAGCCTAATAACCAAATTCAAGGTTGCAAATGggacaaaaatgtttttttttaaatttagatatGACATTATCTaatcaccattttgtgtctatcttcagtgtaaaccagcatctgcaattccttccaacacaagaccAATTGTTTGCTGGGGCATGCTCCAGCCAATTTCTGTTAAATACCAGAGAAGAATTTAAACTCCCATATTtttctaattcagctcctatattTGTTTTTCCAATCGGGGAATAATGGCAAAAATAGCATTTGCCTGATTAGTCCGCGGCTAATGTATAGCTGGATGTATATAACGTTTTGCATGGCAGGCCAATTAGGGTTACCTTTGTCTGTTATTTGCAGTCGACGGGACTGATAATGGAAATTAGATCTGATTTCACTCTCTTATTAAATTTGAGACACTTTAGGAATTCATTTACCATAAAACCATAACCATGATCACTCTTCATATCTGATTATGGCGTGGTAAAAGGGTTTGACATTTAGAATTCTCTGGCTTTGATAAAGACTATTTTTCTTTGATTAATTGATGACTCAGGTGGTGACACTTCTGAGGTTCCTGATGCATCCTGTTCAACAAGGCTAGTTTGGATTAGATTTCTTGTGAAAGTAGATGCACCCACTATGAGAGGAATAAGAAATTAGAGCAGGTGTACACCCTACAACTCCGTTATACCATTCAGTGACCTTCCATGTAATCTCCACCTTATACCCACATTTCAGATCCCATTGatatccaaaaatctattgatTCGATGTATTGACAATTCTTGTTAACTGAACATCAACTGTCTGAGGAAGATAAATTAAATGATTCACAGCTCTTTGAGTGAAGGAATCCCTCAACACCACAAACCTTTATCTTAAGGCACCGTGACATAATTCTGTTCAGTAATGAGAGTAGCACAAGTCTGTCTGTCTGACATTTATCCCTTACCTGTGATATATTGCAGCAGTTTTGTGTATTTGTTATTTGCTTTGAGTGACAGGAGTCAgtggtactaattttagattctAAAAGGCCCTAAAATCTTCTCTTATTTGATTATGGATGAAAACGCCAATTTTTGTTGCATCGTACCTTGGTCATTCCTTCCCTTTAATAAAAAATGCACACCAGCCCAAAGGCTGAAAATGGTAAATAATGGATATCACCCTATGGTTTGCCCATATACATTCTTGGTATTCTTTTGCCAAAGTATCAACCATTTTTACTTCACTTGACATGCTCCTCCAAATCTGACACCCATAGGAGTTTAGCAACCCAGCATTTACAAAAGTGCAAGTTGGTGCTTTAAAATACCTTTTAGCAAGACGTTAGGGCAAAAAAATAACCAGGTGATTTTCTGGCAAAGGTCAGCAATATCAATAGCTAGATGAGAACTGCAATAAGTACCCTTCTGAACAAAGGTTGGATTCCAACTCTCTGCTTGAATCTGATATTACAGAACTCATTAATGTGAAGCATAACACTATTCAGAAATATAGACTTACAGGGCATgaattaatttaaataaatatgAGTGTAAGATTTTTAATGTTTGGTTTCTTTTCTCCAAATGACAAGGTGTAGCTGGTATCGTAAAAACTTCAAGTATAACCCAAAGTGCAAAAGGAATCCTTACAGCCGGTAAGAAACTCCCCCCTCTCTTAAATAATTGTATATTGTAATACATTCCGTTAAAGCGCTCTTGACAATATTAGGTTTAATTTGAGTTCTGGACATCATTTCATGTCATGTTTTTTTTTATGTACAGGTATGAAAAAAACAATTAGCTACAGCTTGACGAAGTTGCAGAAGATGTGGAGGGGCTGGAGAAGAAAAGCTGTTAAAAGCGTTTGCTAATTATAATTTAaagttaaatttatttttatttttatgagGCTTATCAgttatttgtgttttttttctcaaGTCCCTGGGATACTTTATAGAATAATTGTTTGCATTGTGTTTGTAAAGCCTGGGGATTGATCCTTTCCCACTCAGTATCATCAATAGTAATGCCTTTCATTCCCAAGGAATTTTATGAAAGCATATTTACAATGCCAggcgctcctcagcttacgatggggttccgttccgagaaacccatcgcaagccgaaaatatcgtacgtcgaaatgcatttgatagacctgatcacgtggccggaagcgagctgcggtttgctgccatttgcaccatcgcaaagtcgaaatatcgcaagttgaAACATCGTTAGTCGGAGAGCATCTGTATATACTTTGCATTGGTCATCATTACACCAACGGAACATCATTGTAAAAGTCCAAGTGTTGCAACAGTAGGCATTTAGAGATCAGTGGGTTATTAGGATCTTGTTATCATGCAAACTGAATAATGGTAAATACATCAATAGGAAACTTGCACTTAGATTCTATAATTGGTATTTAACCATGTGTAAGTGAATTTCATTTACCAACTTTGCAATGTCGCAGTGGGCATGCAAGTTTTGTTTATTTGTGGAATTTGTTTTCAGATCACTTGGAAAACATTTTTAAATATGTTGATTTAACTGAAATTGAATAATTGAACACGTTATTAAATCAGCATGGTTCGGAGAAGATTATATGCTTGTTCATATGATTGGCGCTGCACCATTTGGTGAATTTACCCATTGAACCTATTTACTTACTttagtgcaggaggtggccattcggtccattgcaTCCAAGCCAGCTGCCTAGTGCAAGAAATTCAAGGCACAAGAA
This genomic interval carries:
- the tamm41 gene encoding phosphatidate cytidylyltransferase, mitochondrial isoform X1; the protein is MSLPMLPSNSGLVRRILAHFPRDLSLAFAYGSGLFPQDERPGPGVRRGRRRERENNVLDFVFAVDDPVTWHTMNIMKNPQHYSFLRFFGPKHVSKIQNNYGAGIYYNTLVPCDERIIKYGVISTGTLIEDLLHWKNVYIAGRLHKPVKILIQDENGKLQAALAKNLKSAVMAAFLMLPESFTEEELYIRIAGLSYYGDFRMIIGEDRSKVMNIVSANMENFQRLYNHILQECPQVVYKQHLGKLELDKSPEGQLNLLMGLPRTLQQEITRLVDQPGKNRDVEEILLQVAQDPDCGLVIQQSVAGIVKTSSITQSAKGILTAGMKKTISYSLTKLQKMWRGWRRKAVKSVC
- the tamm41 gene encoding phosphatidate cytidylyltransferase, mitochondrial isoform X2; translation: MSLPMLPSNSGLVRRILAHFPRDLSLAFAYGSGLFPQDERPGPGNNVLDFVFAVDDPVTWHTMNIMKNPQHYSFLRFFGPKHVSKIQNNYGAGIYYNTLVPCDERIIKYGVISTGTLIEDLLHWKNVYIAGRLHKPVKILIQDENGKLQAALAKNLKSAVMAAFLMLPESFTEEELYIRIAGLSYYGDFRMIIGEDRSKVMNIVSANMENFQRLYNHILQECPQVVYKQHLGKLELDKSPEGQLNLLMGLPRTLQQEITRLVDQPGKNRDVEEILLQVAQDPDCGLVIQQSVAGIVKTSSITQSAKGILTAGMKKTISYSLTKLQKMWRGWRRKAVKSVC
- the tamm41 gene encoding phosphatidate cytidylyltransferase, mitochondrial isoform X3; this encodes MSLPMLPSNSGLNNVLDFVFAVDDPVTWHTMNIMKNPQHYSFLRFFGPKHVSKIQNNYGAGIYYNTLVPCDERIIKYGVISTGTLIEDLLHWKNVYIAGRLHKPVKILIQDENGKLQAALAKNLKSAVMAAFLMLPESFTEEELYIRIAGLSYYGDFRMIIGEDRSKVMNIVSANMENFQRLYNHILQECPQVVYKQHLGKLELDKSPEGQLNLLMGLPRTLQQEITRLVDQPGKNRDVEEILLQVAQDPDCGLVIQQSVAGIVKTSSITQSAKGILTAGMKKTISYSLTKLQKMWRGWRRKAVKSVC
- the tamm41 gene encoding phosphatidate cytidylyltransferase, mitochondrial isoform X4 is translated as MNIMKNPQHYSFLRFFGPKHVSKIQNNYGAGIYYNTLVPCDERIIKYGVISTGTLIEDLLHWKNVYIAGRLHKPVKILIQDENGKLQAALAKNLKSAVMAAFLMLPESFTEEELYIRIAGLSYYGDFRMIIGEDRSKVMNIVSANMENFQRLYNHILQECPQVVYKQHLGKLELDKSPEGQLNLLMGLPRTLQQEITRLVDQPGKNRDVEEILLQVAQDPDCGLVIQQSVAGIVKTSSITQSAKGILTAGMKKTISYSLTKLQKMWRGWRRKAVKSVC